In Gadus chalcogrammus isolate NIFS_2021 chromosome 11, NIFS_Gcha_1.0, whole genome shotgun sequence, a single window of DNA contains:
- the nsmce2 gene encoding E3 SUMO-protein ligase NSE2: protein MSFSAVQAALSGLRSCQEDVGTNMDMLTYVAMDLVESHETEHSSSLETLQAMILESAELEREINCFSNIVEHLNSEVSQLPPEALFSLSDRVKEQYEAKRASLSKAELHNHQKVIAFKEGVGSALQPENGEEAENQDEDIAVTQRFVNFTCPLTQVEMENPMKNKVCNHHYDEGAILAMIKARHKQHKKFRCPVVGCGNINVIQADLVPDLFLKRRIQKRNASQV, encoded by the exons ATGTCGTTCAGCGCGGTCCAAGCGGCTCTATCAGGGCTTAGGTCATGCCAGGAGGATGTCGGGACCAATATGGACATGTTGACATATGTGGCCATGGACCTGGTGGAGTCCCACG AGACGGAGCACAGCAGCAGCTTGGAGACGCTCCAGGCCATGATCCTGGAGAGTGCCGAGCTGGAACGAGAGATTAACTGCTTCTCGAACATAGTTGAGCATCTGAACTCGGAG GTCAGCCAACTGCCGCCTGAGGCCTTGTTCAGCCTGTCGGATCGCGTGAAGGAGCAGTATGAAGCCAAGAGGGCCTCCCTGTCCAAGGCAGAGCTGCACAACCATCAGAAGGTGATTGCCTTCAAAGAGGGGGTTGGCAGCGCTCTCCAGCCAG AGAatggagaggaggcagagaaccAGGATGAGGACATCGCTGTGACACAGAGATTCGTCAACTTCACCTGCCCGCTCACACAG GTGGAGATGGAGAATCCCATGAAGAACAAAGTGTGTAACCACCACTACGATGAGGGGGCTATTCTGGCCATGATCAAAGCAAGGCACAAGCAGCACAAGAAAttccg TTGTCCGGTGGTGGGCTGCGGGAACATCAACGTGATCCAGGCAGACCTGGTCCCAGACCTGTTTCTCAAGAGGAGGATCCAGAAAAGAAACGCTAGCCAGGTGTAG
- the LOC130391992 gene encoding protein LRATD2-like produces the protein MGNQVEKLTHLTYDEVPTSDPNGLDPAGGDEVGPRIGVSYIFSADDDDHEDPLDVPNTSRPPSQEDPPFNPHNELACSVHYRDECVYQRNTTETNNTTTHSPESLLNKCRPGDLLEFVSAGQYPHWAVYVGDFRVVHLHRAEVKDSFLTDASQGRPGRIVNDLYRYRALPLEVVLRNARDHVGARDRELCWRNAECFAAWCRYGKREFKMGGEIRIGKQPYRLTLMFSPKDRHVLEFQSLEDVIMEKRRNDQIGKEAVVQELAGHLNATNEIKDDRFE, from the coding sequence ATGGGGAACCAGGTGGAAAAACTGACACACTTAACCTACGACGAAGTCCCAACCTCGGACCCCAACGGGCTGGACCCCGCCGGGGGGGACGAGGTGGGACCTCGGATCGGGGTGTCCTACATCTTCTCCGCCGACGACGACGACCACGAGGACCCCCTGGATGTACCGAACACCAGCCGGCCTCCCAGCCAGGAGGACCCGCCGTTCAACCCCCACAACGAGCTGGCGTGCTCGGTGCACTACCGTGATGAGTGTGTGTACCAGAGGAACACAACGGAgacaaacaacacaaccacacactcgcCTGAAAGCCTGTTGAACAAGTGCAGACCGGGGGACCTGTTGGAGTTCGTCTCCGCCGGCCAGTACCCACACTGGGCGGTGTACGTCGGCGACTTCCGGGTGGTTCACCTGCACCGCGCGGAGGTCAAGGACAGCTTCCTAACGGACGCCAGCCAGGGCAGGCCGGGCCGCATAGTGAACGACCTGTATCGGTACCGCGCGCTGCCGCTCGAGGTGGTGCTGAGGAACGCGCGGGATCATGTGGGGGCGCGGGACCGGGAGCTGTGCTGGCGCAACGCAGAGTGCTTCGCCGCGTGGTGCCGCTACGGGAAGCGCGAGTTCAAAATGGGTGGGGAGATCCGCATCGGGAAACAGCCGTACAGGTTGACGTTGATGTTCTCCCCGAAGGACCGACACGTGCTGGAGTTTCAGAGCCTGGAGGACGTGATcatggagaagaggaggaacgaTCAGATCGggaaggaggcggtggtgcaGGAGCTGGCTGGACACCTTAATGCCACAAACGAGATCAAGGATGATCGTTTTGAATGA